A stretch of Hippoglossus hippoglossus isolate fHipHip1 chromosome 20, fHipHip1.pri, whole genome shotgun sequence DNA encodes these proteins:
- the LOC117753984 gene encoding C-C chemokine receptor type 3-like, whose translation METPGYDDVENHTLCDGDDQNSLGAHLSTLYYFMFLFSLCGTALVLVIIYRFEKLTTVTNILLLNLVLSSLIFMSSLPFIGVYMQLSHWIFGEAMCKIVCSVYYLGFSSSVLFLTLLTFDRHLAVVYSLEAQRVRNQGYAVISCAVVWLISSLACIKPMMFQNLLQNNMNNQTYCEEWEHDLSDATVNNLKKAEFYIQLILFLIFPLVVIIYCYLRIAITVLSSRIIGKFKTVRLIFIIVLLFFLCWTPFNIVSLMSADTCEQENRKAYALHITRNIAYIYFCFSPILYTFVGKKFQNYFRQIVVKRFPGLKRHISGHQNSSRNTMSTKTTPNYL comes from the exons ATGGAAACTCCAGGATACGATGACGTGGAAAATCACACCTTATGTGACGGGGACGATCAGAACAGTCTGGGGGCTCATCTATCCACCCTGTACTACTTTATGTTTCTCTTCAGTCTCTGCGGCACTGCGCTGGTTCTGGTCATCATCTATCG GTTTGAGAAGCTAACCACTGTGACCAACATCCTGCTGCTGAACCTGGTGCTGTCGTCCCTGATCTTCATGAGCAGCCTTCCCTTCATAGGGGTGTACATGCAGCTCTCGCACTGGATCTTCGGTGAGGCTATGTGCAAGATTGTGTGCAGCGTCTACTATCTGGGCTTCTCCAGTTCTGTCCTGTTTCTTACTCTTCTGACCTTCGACCGACACCTCGCTGTCGTCTACTCCTTGGAGGCACAGCGGGTGAGGAACCAAGGTTACGCGGTCATCTCCTGCGCTGTGGTGTGGCTGATCAGCAGCCTGGCGTGCATCAAGCCGATGATGTTCCAAAACcttttacaaaataatatgaataaccAAACCTACTGCGAGGAGTGGGAACATGATTTATCCGATGCTACGGTTAACAATCTGAAAAAGGCTGAATTTTACATTCAGCTTATCCTTTTCTTGATCTTCCCTCTCGTGGTTATTATCTACTGTTACCTTAGGATCGCAATCACTGTCCTCTCATCCAGGATAATCGGCAAGTTCAAGACTGTCAGGCTCATATTCATCATCGTCCTGCTGTTTTTCCTGTGCTGGACTCCATTCAACATTGTATCGCTGATGAGCGCTGATACCTGTGAGCAAGAAAATAGAAAGGCTTATGCACTACACATCACCCGCAACATTGCTTATATCTACTTTTGCTTCAGTCCCATCCTCTACACATTTGTGGGGAAAAAGTTCCAAAACTACTTTAGGCAGATTGTGGTGAAACGCTTCCCAGGGTTAAAGAGGCACATCTCTGGCcatcaaaacagcagcagaaacaccaTGTCCACAAAAACTACACCCAATTATCTTTAG